CAGGCACCCGCGGACTGAAATAGTCATCTTTCTGTGGGGTTTCGTCGTAGGTGTAGCCAATCCTCAACTGAGTCGCCTTGGTGAAGTCATAGGTCACGCCGAGACGGTAGGCGGAGGCATTGTCGAAGTCGTTGACACTGGTAAAGACGTTGGAGCCGAACTGCTCGTTTTTGACTTCCAGGGTATCGAACTTGTTCCAGCCGGTACGGGTGTAGTCAAATTCGATCGCCAGCTTTTCCGTGGCTTCATAGCGTGCCCCAACCTGCAGACGCCAAGGCAGCTCAAGGGTCGCTGTGACCTCGTCTGAGAGGGTCGAGGGCAGAACGCCGACATCATCATCCAGGGTGCCTTCCGCTTTGATCTTCGAACTGGAGTGGTAGCTCAGGCCGAAACTCCAGCTATCCACCACCAACAGGCCACCCAGGTTGAAACCGACACCCTGGCCGTCACCTTCCAGATTAAAGCCCGGATAGGTGCCGCCATCGTTGAGAACGCTGTTGAACAGCACTTCCCGCATCCAGTAGTAGTCGACACCGATTGCCAGAGCGGCCTGATCGTTGAGTTTGTAGGATGCACTGGGGCTGAAGGCGACGATCTCCAGCTTGGTCTGTGTGGGCATGAATGAACCCAACGGATATTGATCACTGTAGGTATCCGTCTCCCAGTCGGTCTCCAGACCGAAGGGGGCGTTGACTGAGATACCCAGGGACCACTCCTCGTTGAGGGTGGCGTGTGCCGATATGGCCGGTACGGCAACCAGTTCGTTGCCTTCACTGTCGACACTTCCTGACCCGGTATCGACACTCAAATCGGGTAGCACCAGGTTGGTTCCCAAAGAGACGGAACTGCCTTCATGAAAGGACATGGCGGCCGGATTATAGGGGATAGCGCCCAGGACTTCGTGATTTGCGACCAGCGCGTTGGATGTGGCCGTACCTGCAATGCTCAGCTCCGGTATGGCGAAGCCTGAGGCCTGCGCCCCTGAACTGGCCATCAACAGGGCCGAACTGCAGGCGACCGCTAGGGTAGTGGTTTGAAATTTATTTTTATGGTGCATGCGGATCCTCCACCTTTCTGTTGTTATGTCCAGACGCTCCTTGCTTAAGGAACCTCTGAATAAGTCTGAACCGACATCTTGTCGCCAAAATGCACTGCTTTTGCG
This portion of the Candidatus Thiodiazotropha endoloripes genome encodes:
- a CDS encoding OmpP1/FadL family transporter, which gives rise to MHHKNKFQTTTLAVACSSALLMASSGAQASGFAIPELSIAGTATSNALVANHEVLGAIPYNPAAMSFHEGSSVSLGTNLVLPDLSVDTGSGSVDSEGNELVAVPAISAHATLNEEWSLGISVNAPFGLETDWETDTYSDQYPLGSFMPTQTKLEIVAFSPSASYKLNDQAALAIGVDYYWMREVLFNSVLNDGGTYPGFNLEGDGQGVGFNLGGLLVVDSWSFGLSYHSSSKIKAEGTLDDDVGVLPSTLSDEVTATLELPWRLQVGARYEATEKLAIEFDYTRTGWNKFDTLEVKNEQFGSNVFTSVNDFDNASAYRLGVTYDFTKATQLRIGYTYDETPQKDDYFSPRVPDADRQLYSLGVGHTIDDGWTFDVAYMYVDFDKRTINSSKAAVAGEELNGTTAVNGTYDSSVHLFGLGVTKTFM